The Chryseobacterium nakagawai genome has a segment encoding these proteins:
- a CDS encoding heme-binding domain-containing protein, whose protein sequence is MKTAKKIIFWTLVAFALIQFFPIDTVNQPVDSKVNFVQMKNSPEKVRTLLKNACYDCHSNETVYPKYAYIAPISWSVKSHVNDGRQHLNFSVWGTYNKELKENMLDRSMEALKHKTMPFPGYIVYHKEANLSEAERTLLIQYFGEMLKSKTY, encoded by the coding sequence ATGAAGACGGCAAAGAAAATAATTTTTTGGACCCTGGTGGCGTTTGCTCTTATCCAGTTTTTCCCAATTGATACAGTAAATCAACCGGTTGATTCTAAGGTGAATTTTGTTCAGATGAAGAACAGTCCGGAAAAAGTGCGTACGCTTCTTAAAAATGCTTGTTATGACTGTCATTCAAACGAGACGGTTTATCCAAAGTATGCTTATATAGCACCTATTTCATGGTCTGTGAAAAGTCATGTGAATGATGGACGTCAGCATCTTAATTTTTCTGTTTGGGGAACCTACAATAAGGAATTAAAAGAGAATATGCTCGACAGGTCTATGGAAGCTCTTAAACATAAGACAATGCCGTTTCCAGGATATATTGTCTACCATAAAGAAGCTAATTTATCAGAAGCAGAAAGAACTTTGCTTATTCAGTATTTTGGTGAAATGCTGAAATCGAAAACCTATTAA